In the Streptomyces sp. f51 genome, one interval contains:
- a CDS encoding HpcH/HpaI aldolase/citrate lyase family protein has translation MRHFGHVTPEERQRLFHREPGVFTSDSPARVLAAALGATLYSPATRPTLADDIVKQTTRGVVSMVLCLEDSIDDSEVVGAEENLVRQFEDLAARPDTGELPLLFVRVRFPEQIPDLVRRLGPAVRLLSGFVMPKFTEERGTPFLEALTTAEAESGRRLFAMPVLESPELLYRESRVETLEGISRAVDKYRDRVLALRLGVTDFCSSYGLRRAPDMTAYDVQVVASVIADVVNMLGRADGTGFTVTGPVWEYFRVQERMFKPQLRRSPFLEGEAEKLREKLLEHAMDGLLREIALDQANGLMGKTCIHPSHVPPVHALSVVSHEEYSDAQDILRPERGGGGVLRSAYTNKMNEVKPHRAWAERTLLRAEVFGVAHEDIGFVELLTAGILA, from the coding sequence ATGCGTCATTTCGGTCACGTCACCCCTGAGGAGCGGCAGCGCCTCTTCCACCGGGAGCCCGGCGTCTTCACGTCCGACTCTCCGGCCAGAGTGCTGGCCGCGGCCCTCGGGGCGACGCTCTACAGCCCGGCCACCCGGCCCACCCTGGCCGACGACATCGTCAAACAGACCACACGCGGTGTGGTCTCGATGGTCCTGTGCCTGGAGGACTCCATCGACGACTCCGAGGTCGTGGGCGCCGAGGAGAACCTGGTCCGCCAGTTCGAGGACCTCGCGGCCCGCCCCGACACCGGCGAACTGCCCCTGCTGTTCGTACGGGTCCGCTTCCCCGAACAGATCCCCGACCTCGTACGGCGCCTGGGCCCCGCCGTCCGGCTGCTGTCCGGATTCGTCATGCCGAAATTCACCGAGGAACGCGGCACGCCGTTCCTGGAGGCCCTCACCACCGCCGAGGCGGAGAGCGGCCGCAGGCTCTTCGCCATGCCCGTCCTGGAGTCGCCCGAGCTGCTCTACCGCGAATCGCGCGTGGAGACCCTGGAGGGCATCTCCCGCGCCGTCGACAAGTACCGCGACCGCGTCCTCGCGCTGCGCCTCGGCGTCACCGACTTCTGCTCCTCGTACGGGCTGCGCCGCGCCCCCGACATGACCGCCTACGACGTCCAGGTGGTCGCCTCCGTGATCGCCGACGTGGTGAACATGCTGGGCCGGGCCGACGGCACCGGCTTCACCGTCACCGGGCCCGTCTGGGAGTACTTCCGCGTCCAGGAGCGCATGTTCAAGCCCCAGCTGCGCCGCAGCCCCTTCCTCGAGGGCGAGGCGGAGAAACTGCGCGAGAAGCTGCTCGAACACGCCATGGACGGCCTGCTGCGCGAGATCGCGCTCGACCAGGCCAACGGGCTCATGGGCAAGACCTGTATCCACCCCTCGCACGTGCCGCCCGTCCACGCGCTGTCCGTGGTCAGCCACGAGGAATACAGCGACGCCCAGGACATCCTCAGGCCGGAGCGCGGCGGTGGGGGTGTACTGAGATCGGCGTACACGAACAAAATGAACGAGGTGAAGCCGCATCGCGCCTGGGCCGAGCGCACCCTGCTGCGCGCCGAGGTCTTCGGGGTCGCCCACGAGGACATCGGCTTCGTCGAGCTGCTCACCGCCGGAATCCTGGCGTGA